The DNA segment CGCGCAGCATATCGTTGCGCGTCGCCGCGATCACATCTCGACACCAGTCGTTCACTGCGAACGAGATACCAAACGTAAGGCTACTCACCGTGAAAGAGAAGGGCATCTTGCGGTAGAGGAAGGCAACCGTTTTAGGGCTTTTGAGCAGCGATTGCACGGAGCTCGTGCCCAACTGCGCGTACACGACACGCTCCGCCTGGCGATTACGTTTCATGACGTTCAGTGGGTACGTTATCACGGAGCCAGCCAGCCCCGACGTCGCGCCAGCAGCCATATACTGCAAAAAGGTATGGCATCCGAATCGCTCCTTCAAGTAGTCATATAAGGCGAACCCGATGCCGCCGAGAACACCCACGCCCATCATGGAAAAGTAGCAGCCTTTCCAAAGTGAACCGATGCCGTGACGTCGAGCcatggcgcgcagcagccagaAATATGACTGAAAGCTGGGAACGGCGTTCACAGCGACACGCGTACGCAGAAGATCGAGTGGGTACACGATCGTCGTCCCaagcgacgcggcggcagcgccggcggcgaagtTGGTGTACGGTGTGGCCACATGCGAGTACATTAACCGTTCCGCCAATAACTGAAACATATCGAAGAAGCAGTACGTTAAGGCACCGTACGGTACCACGCGCAGCATTGTGACGTGGCCCGACGTCCACATGTTCGGACTCTGCTTGACGACTTGgtacagcagctgcgctcccTTCTTTGCCGAGGTTTTCTCGGTCATGCCCACTTGATACAGAATTTTGAGCCGGTCAAAAGGCAAGGAAAAGAACttggccgtggcggcagccaccCCGCCGCAGAGGAATGCCTCCGGCAGCGTGACAATGTTGTGGCGCGACGAGTACACGACCGTCGTCTCGTAGTagttgcgtgtgcgtcgcttTACAAGATCATTCACAGTGAAGCTCGTCGCGGTGGCAATGGGACCTTTGATCCAGTTCATGGCAAGGCCCTTGTAGAGCCCCTGACGAATCCCTTCCTCCCGATACACCGTTCGTAATGCGTCGATGACACTCGAGTAGCGCCGTGGGGTGACCTgcatgcgccgccgcacaaTATCAAGCGGGTATGTCGCCGACTGCGCGAGCAAGCCTGCAAATCCGCCAGCTACCAGTCGCTGATATGTTGGGATGTCCTTGTCAGACTTCAGGTTAGACACTTTTACAATGTAGTGCTTAAGCGTCTCAAAGCACGCAAAGCTGCAGCCCGCGTAGGGCACAATGCCCACAAGCGTAGGGAAAAGGCCGCcgtagagggagagaaagccTTGCTTAGATGTGGCCTCTTTGAAAGCAGCGCTATAGCTAGGAAAGCGCCGCTTGCCGGAGCTGCTACGAGCTGCAAATCGGGCACGCATGAGGTCCAGCGGGTAGGTACAGGTAGTCGAAGTGGCCCCTGCCAGCGAGCCGCTAATAAAACGCAGCGTCACCGCCCGCGCCTCGTCGGACGAGCCGTCTGGATTGCTGCGACTGAACATGAAGCGCAGCTTGCTGTGGTAGAAGTCGAACGAAGCATAGGTGATAGCCGCGTATGGAACGACACGGAGCATCGTCGCGCCATTGCCGATCCACAAGCCAGTAATGCCAAACTTTTGCACTGTCTCCACGCCGAGGTAGACAGCCTCGCGCAGGCTAAAGTGACGTGTCGGTTCCACCTGGAAAATGATCTTGACACGGTCACCAGGCGCGATGACAGTCTTGCTCACAGCGccagcgatgccgccggcagcgaaaCTCTCGATGAACCGAATTACTTCCTTAGTGAATGAACGCGGCGCGTTTATATTACTTGTGCCTTCGTACCCGTGCTTCACGACGAGGACACTGTACTCGCCGGAGCGGTCGAAATCCAAAAGCTCCTCACCCAGGGACGAAAAAGCGTGACGATTCTCGTGGCAGAAGAGCGACCACTGAGGCTCCGTgaggccgccgacgccgtctGTGTCGTATCGGAGAACGAGAGCATGCAGTTCGGCGACAGAGAGACCGCACAAAGGGGTCACCTTGTCCACAATGGTGTGCACTGGAATTACGAGGATTTCCTCTCCCGAGCTAGATGCAGAGAGGTCATCAGCGGTATCCGGCATCACGCTGCTAAATGAGGCATTCGAGGGTGATGCAAGCGAGTTGCCAGTTGCTTCAGTAGCAGGTGTCGAAACGGACGATGAGGTTGTCGACAGCATGAGCGTGCGCTCCTCGAACAAGGCAGAGAGCACACCTTTACAAAGCGCGTGGAAGAAGCGGGGAAGAGTCAAACTCGCTCTCTACCACCTCTAGAACAAGAGTCAAGATGCACGACAGAGGCGAAGGAGTAGGGAGCCAAACAAATAAAGTACAAAATGAAATTGGGCAAGCGTACGAGTATGAAGACAGACACAACAAAAATATAGCGTTGAGGCGGACAATtcgagaacgaaaaaaatACTCAGCACGCGATGCCTGCGCTTGTCAAAATTAATGACTGGAATATGCAACGCGGGTGTGTGACCTGTGCGACCTAGTCGTACACCGCTGCAAGATTAATAAAAAGAGGCACAAGATACTCACATAcaggaaagggggagaggcagaggggggagaagagaagagatGTCGTGAAGTTAGCGGAGGTGATCAGTAGGGAGGATATGTatcggcgcacgcgcgagtCGCGAAGTTGTGCGTCGTCCCCAAGAAGTCATCGACCTGACAGAAGGCGCCTCGGAGAGGCTGTGATGCCTTGATGAAAACCCCTCGCAAAGTGGAAACTGCTGAAGCCAAAGACGGTGGCTGCGATTTTGTGCTGAGCTTTCAGAAAGCTATACATAAAATCCAACGCTCCCAACGGAGGATGTCGGAGGTTCCAAGAAAGTAAAAAGCTGTCCAATTTCACGATGCACCAACAGATGGTGCGCTGGAGCACAAGTGAAGCAATGGGGACCTCAACCTCAGTGTAGACGCTCGAGACTATCCATGTAAGCGTCTAGTTCCGATTTCATGGCGCCATATTCACGCTTGTAGTCCCATGCATCCAATTCATACAGACGCAGCCTATCGGCTGTGGCAGCAAGCTCACGGCGTGTGGCAGCCAGTTCGCTTCTTGCTACTTTCAAGTCCTGCTGGGTACCGCGGTCCAACTCTAGCAGGTCAACATTGTCCAGCATATTTTTCTTCCAGCACGATTGCAAATTTTCAACGTAAGCTTTGATTTCCAGCAGCGATGGCATATGTGTCACACCAGGAGCAAAAGGTTTCGTATTGTGTGTCGGTCGACTCTCGCGGTGAATCAGAATCTCTGGAGCACGCGCGCTGATCTTCCGCGACAGCTGAGAAACCGCTCGTGCCGCATACTCCGGGTTCTCGGATGCCTGCTTTCCCGTCTCCCCACGCATTGGCACCATGCCACGCTCTATGGGAGGCAATACTACAGGGCAGTACGGCTCAAACGGCGCAATAATGAGCTGCGTTGACGGGTCGTAAAATGTCTCAAGGAAGTTGATCTGCGGAATACGGGACATTAGCTCGCCGCAGAAGAGCGAAGCAAAGTAGAGTGTATATTCGTCGCTTTCACTaaacggaaaaaaaacaTGCTCCCTTCGCTCCACGTGAATTGTTGCGATAGGCTCGCCAGGTCCGCCTTCAGGGAGGAGTTTGTGAACTGGAAATACTAGAACGGCGCTCTTTCTCCCAACTTCGTCCACGTTGCGGTTCAACGCAATGGAGCTGCCGAGAACCTCAGCATCTGCGCTGCCAAGGCATCTATGATGAACCTGTGGAGGTGGAAAAGCCAACTTTCGCGACACGTTCGCGATCGAAAACATATCAACACCACGCTTCACAAAAATATGGCCGTGTGAACCACGAAGCAGACGCGTGGTCCCTTCCAGCAGGTTGTAAAGCGAGCAGCAAACCGATTGCGAGATCTCGGAAGACACGAAAACCTTTGGATCTCCCATTTTCTTACATGTAGCAGAGAAAGTGCCGCACCCTCGTATTTGCTTCCGCGTTGCCGTCAAAGGTGTGAGAGACTTTGGTAGCTGCAACTTGGAGGGGCCTCGTCTACCCCCGCCTCCAATgccctcggcgccgtcgatgtTCCGTGAAAAAGGAGACAGAACTGGGCCAGATTGTGATTCCTGATCGATGCGAGACAATTCGCctgccgccacgcgcaggcgcttTGTAAGTGGTTCCAGCTCATCCGCGCGCAAGCTTCCATTTGCTGCGAGTAGCCGATCAATTATATTTGCCACCAGGCAAATTTCCTCCTTGATATTCTCCATTCCACTGTACTTTTGTTTCTGCGCGGAACATGTCAGGAAGAGTGAATGCTCCTGTTTTGCCGTGACGGAGCAACGTTGAGAGTGGTTCTTTTCGCGGTGCCTTGCAAGCAAAAGGAAACAAAAACGCGAGATTTGAAGTAAGTCAACTTTTTTTGTTGGCACACGTCATACACTGTGTTCCCTGGCGAACAGCATCAGCAACATTTTTTCGTGTTTTTACTGCTTGGAGTCATtgcctctttttttcgctttcttgCGAAGCGAAAAAAGCGCAACAAAATACATTTCAACGACTTGGTTTTTGCCAGAATAAGTGCGCATCTGGTGTCTTCATGAATGAATAGGAGACACAGACAATCATCACCGCAGACAACCAGTACTACATAGATCGGAAGTTGCTACTTCATGTAAAGCAAAACAGCTTGATTACTACAAACTCCGGCAGCTCGCGAGCATTTCGGACGACACGAAACCTCGCACATCAACGACAACGGGAATCGGAATACACAGACCTCTTTCTTCAAATCCCTTGCAACGTGAAGCAAAAGTCTCAAATCGCATTGTCGTGATAAAATGGTGATGCGCGCTGCCTCCTATCAACTCAACTCTCTACTTGTACTCCCATGGAGGAAAAAGCCGGTGATATAACATGAGAACAAGAAAAGGGGAAAACCCACACTCACAGAACATAGGGCCAGTATATAGAGAGCACTCGCTGTGCTGAGCTGGTGCATGAAAACATGTATATAGAAAGTGGTCGACGAATAACAGAGCTTCATATCTTCAAGCCTTCAAGCCAAGCAATGAAATCAAAACAGGGAAACGTAATTAGCGATTTCGCACAGAACGACACAACAGCGAAACACCAAAGGCAACGAACAGTTAAAAAAGGTGTTCAGCCAAGCAGAACAATATGATTTAGCACTTGAAAAATGGCGGCTTGAATTCGACCACGATGATAGTCATGTTGTCGGTACCGGCCTTCACCGAGTTCGATTGGGCGAGGCAGCGATCAAGAACCTGCTCACAGACAAGGCTAATGTCTACGGCAACAGGGTGCCCGTTCTTGTCAATGTCATTGTTTTGAATCAATGTTTTCACAAGTTCGCAGCACTCTTCATTGGACAGCACATCCCATATGCCATCGCATCCGATTACTATGAACTCATCGTCACTTCGTGACGGTGTTATCGTGATATCGGGACAGGCAGTGACGGCCTGATCCACCCAACTCTTCGCAGCGCAAGATTTGAAGTCGACATCGCCCAAGGCCCGACTGACAGCCAGCGTCATGTTGACCCGACCATTTTCTACATGGCACCCAGCAGCAACGATtctcgcctcctcggcagGGACCGAAGGCTTGTGGTCTACACTGAGGGGAACAGCCTTGCCACCGCGATATAGCACGGCGCGGCTATCACCAGCGTTTGCGCAAACGATTTGCTGATTGGACAAATAAACACAGTTTGCCGTGGTGCCGCTGGACACAAACTTCTTGCAAATTTGCTTGTCGACTTCTTGGAAAGAAACCTCAAACGCCTTCGCGACGTCATCCTTGTATATAGCAATATTCTTGAGCAACTCATCTAGCATGTGTGCCCTACAGTAGCGTGACGCCTCATCTGATTGATGGCCGTCAAAAACGCCGAAGAAAGCCTGGTCCTTGTTACCATTTAGATTCAGCTGCGCTACATGAGCGTCCTCCATAGACTTTCTCCACCCCTGCATACTGCAGCACCCCACTCGCAGGTGTGACGTCTCGAACACAGTCGAGAATTTCTGAGTCTCCGGCTTCGCGAGCATATCACCCATTTTTTGCTGTCGGTAAAGAGCGAGTACTGATTGTGTCAAGGCTGCGTGTCAGGTGGATATACAAGAAGTGACACACACCCACTTATACTTGCAAGTGTGATCAGGCCGATATACAAAGGGGTGGTAACAAAGAGAGCAAAAGCGAGGCAGCCAGTAAGAGCgagaatatatatatatatataatatGGAAAGCACATTTGGGggaacgaaaagaaagacaCCGCACAGCGCAGAACGGACTGGTGGTAATTTCATGCTTTTTCAACAGtacagttttttttttacagTCAAATCTAGCCGAAAGTCTCACTCGGGATAACAAACGGCGAATCAGGGCTTACAACCCGACATTCACAGCGACAAAGTCCTCCAGACAATAGTAGCTACAGCAGCGCTACCACGATAGAGGAgaaagcaacaacaaaaaacaaaagcAACTCACTGCCTCAATAATCCAGTATGTCCGTGCTGCCGAGAAAGAAACCTATACCACTCAACAAACATACCGGTAAGCAGTCTACAGGCAGGAACTTACTTGGAAAGATTCAGTGAGAATACCGAAATAGAAGCAGTCGAAGAACCTTAATCAGCGCAATTttttgcgcagctgcttgcTCTTGTCGTTCTTGGGTTGTGCCTTCTTGATGCGAAGCGGTCGTGGGGCGGGCACGACTGGTCGGAGGGCAGGTACGTGCTTCAGCGACTTCTTGAGTTCCTGTTGCACCGACTCTCGGCGCCACTGCAGAGAGGGCGCTGCCTTCATCTCTGAAGGCAGTAAAATGATTCGTATTTTTGAGCCACGAACAGTAACCCGCTCGTAAAACCCGAAACTGGAATCTTTTGCGTGGTGCCGAACATCAACCAGCTCAATGTTTCCTCGTGAAACATCGAAAGCTGCCAGTGTTCCTTTGTACAGATCACCCTCGACGGTTTCCACCGTCACCCTCGAGTGCAGGGCCTCAAAAACTAAAGAAGAAGGAATATCCTTCGTGGCGTTTGAAGTGTCTGCCATtctggcagcggtggccagGCGGGTTTCTTGGCAGTCGAAAAGGTACAGAAAAATTTGCGAAGCAGAAAAAGTGTTCGGCATATGAAGTGTGAGGAAAACTGCGCCCCCCTAGCATCTCGAATGCCGCATTTGTGAGGCGATCGACTTCTTCGCCCAAAGGCtgaaggagagaaagagggcggCTACCCAAAACAATGAGCGCCTCGATGCTGAGAATTCTGCTATGCGTGCTCTGGAAGAGTCATGTGCGCGTTGCAGAATCCTCTTGGTCagatttttttttcttttgagGGTGAGAGCCTCCGCAGATCATTCCGCACCACCGTTTGCAAGCTGAACCCTCGTAGCTCCATTCTAGATCACGTGAAACCGCAGCAAAGTTGATAGAGGAGTAGCAAGTTAGGTCAAACGAGGACTATATAAAGGCAAAAGGGCCCCCTATTTATGTCGCGGCGAAGGGGAAAAGCGATCAGCGCAATGGTAAAGCAATTCCAACACAGCCCCTAACAACAGAAACAGACGCATGCAGCCGCctttgggggggggacaaAGGGCCCGAGAGGGGGGATGACAGATCGTGCAAGGTCGCACCGCGCAAAGTCGAGGGGGAGTAATTTGGGTGAGGGTTTGATACCGAGAACTCCGCGAAAAGAGATAATACCCCAGTGAGCTTGCAGCAAACAGGCTTCCTTGTGCTTACACAGCGCGGGCTCTGCTTTTCTGCCCTTGGGCAGCCCATCCCTTCCCCATTCTCGCCCCATCACGTGCGAGAATGGGTAGCGCTTTTCTGACAAACAACGAAAGCCCACGCATAAGAGGCTACGCCCTCTAAAGCGCTTAAAAGCATCAGAATCACTGATCTTACTTCCACAGAGGACTTCACGTTGAATTTCAACGGAGCAAAAGTAGTTGCAGTGCATGCCGCTTCCGCTCATCTACTTCCCAGCGACGTTTCAACTCCCCTGCTTCTTTCTCGTCTTACCTTTGTGCCTTTGGGTGAAATGTTCTTGCGCACAAAATGTCTAGCAAAAAGCCACTACGAGGTAAGAAAAAGGGCTGAATTCGCCTGCATGGTGCTGGGTGCTGCAGAATGAGCTTCTTTGACTTCTCAGCAAGCTCTTCTGAGAGCAGCAGTCAGTCGgacaacagcagcaaggTGGATGACCGGATCAAGCTTACGTACGCTGAAACAGTGGTTTCTTTGGCAACTGCTGTTGGCCTCGTGATCATTGTTTTGCTGGATCTTCTTTACAGAAGCACCTCCCGTCATGCAATGCTTCTCAGAGTTCAACGCGAAACGCGTTTTGACGGTGCCTATATTCTTGGTAAACCAGAAGGAAACCGTGCGCGAATCATTTTGGAAAATGGGCTGAAGACACATGAGTTTCGTATCCGCCACCCTCCTCAGTACTCAAGAGTGGTTCCCGCCGTCGTCTCGGATTCGCGCGACGCAAAGCAAGACTGTGTTGAGATGCTTAGCAAAGTACGCTCAATACTTTCTAAGTCGTACGGAAGATGCGCGGAATTGATGTCCATGCGCTGCTGTCTTGCCTGTGTCACAGGCGCTCTTCCAGGTGAGCAGTCAGAGCGTTTTCTTCGAATATATGAAAGGGTCATGTTTTGCTCACACCGGGTGAACGGAGACGAGAAGCTTGTCACATCAGATGATATACGCTACATGCATGCCTTCTACTATAATAATGTACTCAAAGTTCTGCAATGATCGAAGTGAGCATCTGATTTTGCAGCTCAATtacgttttctttttttttgttgttgcttctttcgtcttttttttttgctgtctGCTTGTCAAGCGCTGTTGTGAGGGAGACAGTTAGATGAAGCGACTCACCGCTATCTTCTCACAAACCAAGAGTGAATtatgcaaaaaaaaagcggaaAAGTACGCAGAGTACAATCCGTGTCGCTGTGTGTCTACCTACAAAATACATCTGCATACTTTGGTGTATGTGCTTCACATTTTCTTTACGCGAGCTGCGAAAGAAAACTTGAAGTGACTCTAAGAGCGAACAGGTGTTTCGCCTGCTGTACACCAATAAGATCTGGTGTTGCGGCAGAGTCCTCACACTCTCGCGGATGATGTTCTGAGTCTGCAGCTGGTGCGAGAGCTAGAAAAGGATACGCAGGATCAAAAACCCATTGCCGCAGTTGGATTGTTGTGAGCCTGCAGTTATGGTGGTGCACACTATGGGATTTATTCTTGTCCACAGTATAAGACAAAACTTCTCATCTGCTAATCGTCAAGTTTCAACTTTTGTGTATGCCTCTTTTTCCAATTTCCGCCTTTTTATCCGCAAGAGCGAACTACTGATTTTCGGCAtagaacaaaaaaaaaacactaTTTACTACTCAATTATTCACGAGGAAAAACAAAATTATCACGAAGAAAGGGACGAAAAAGCAATGGCAGTCACTATTAAACTTGCGAATGGCAGTCAACATACGGTTGAGGTGCCGGATTTCAGCGTCACAGTTGCAGAGTTTAAAAAGCAAATAGCGGAAATGCTAGAAATCCCAGCCAGTGAGCAGCGCATCATTATGCGAGGCAAGGTGTTGAAAGATGATGCTGTGCTTTCGGCAATCGGCATGGAGGACGGCAGCGTTATACACGTCGTGCGGAGCAAGAAGAgtggggcggcggcctcaTCGACGAATGCTTCAAGCACCCTGGCTGCCAGCGATCCTACTTCATCGCCGAACGTACAGCCGTCCACTACCACACCCGCCCAACCTGTACCGGCGCAGACTGCTGCAAATCCATATGCAGCTCTGATGAGCAACTTTGGTGCACCGCAAACACAGCAGCCTGTTCCCGGTGCTGCTGGGTTCCCGGCAGCAGGGAACCCTTTTGCAGGCATGGGGATGGGAATGGGCATGGGAGGTGGAATGGGGGGAGCTGTCAATCCCACACCACAGCAAGCTATGGAACTGATGCAGAATCCGATGATGCAGCAAATGATGCAACAGGCACTCAGCAACCCCCAGTTTATGCAGTACATTATTCAAAACTCTCCCCAGCTGGCGGGCCTGCAGCAGGACCAACAGCAAGCTATTATTGAAATGATGCGAAATCCGTACATGATGCAGCAGGCAATGGCAATGATGGGAAGCTTAGGAGGTGCGGGTGGTGCGCCACTGGCAACTTCGCAGGCTCCTTCGACTCCAGCCGTAGGGGCTGGGTTCAATCCTGCAATGTTTGCACCTCCTGTTCCACAAGGCAATCCACGAGAGGTTTATCGCGAGCAACTGCAGCTGTTGCGAGATATGGGATTTCCCAATGAGGAAGCGAACATTGCTGCTCTTCAGCAGGCCCAGGGCAATGTTCAGTTCGCATTGGAGCGGCTTCTTGGTGCATGATTTAATGTGCTTTCCCTCGacttgcttttttttttcgctgttctTACTCGTGTTTTCGATCTTGAGAGCTGATCGTGACAAGGGAAAGCCCTTGTGCTTTACGAGGTAAGAGTGCGTTTCTTGGTGCTGGTGGGCCGATTTTAGTGAGTTTACGGTACAGAGGATACTCTATCAACCCAAACGCTAGTCGAAGAGACATTGGATTCAACTGGCAGCAGCAATTCGGCAGGGGTGCTACTCGCGCACGTGACAGTAAAGGCAGAGGATGCCGTTTTGCTTGAGTTAAACTGCAAGCACAAGAAGCGAATAAATGCATGCTCTCAGATACTTCTAAATGAAAATCAGCTactctcctcttttttttgcattttctttctcttttgtTCCTGATTTTGTGCTCTTTCGCTCAGAAGTGACAACGCTTCATAGTGAAGGCGCGCATTTGCTGAGTGTGAAGCTTTATCGACTCACGACCTAGAACTTGTCGGAAAAGAGGTAgcctgaaaaaaaaaaaaacatacacacactcacacaaatacctttttctttcgcccttGAGTGCCTCTGCTGTTGCACTTTTCCGACCCTTTCTCCGCGCTAcaacatacacgcacacaggtgCCGAAAGCACTAGTTTCCGGCGCCTGCTCTTTTGTTGTTTGAGGAAAGGTGACGAAGGAatcctctcctttcttttgAAAGTTGCGGAGCCTTTGCTTTGAACAAACTCTGTCCCTGAAGCATTACAAATGTCTTCGTTTGGCCGTGCTACcgcccgcagcggcgacgctgggACCCGTGACAGCCTTGACCGGTACAATCGCTTGGATGTTTTGGGAGAGGGAACGTACGGCGTTGTGTATCGCGCGGTCGACAAAATCACTGGGCAGTACGTTGCTCTCAAGAAAGTGCGACTCGATCGCACTGAGGAGGGCATTCCACAAactgcgctgcgcgaggtgtcGATTCTACAAGAGTTCGACCACCCTAACATTGTGAACTTGCTTGATGTCATTTGCTCGGACGGGAAGCTCTACCTT comes from the Leishmania infantum JPCM5 genome chromosome 36 genome and includes:
- a CDS encoding putative ubiquitin-like protein — translated: MAVTIKLANGSQHTVEVPDFSVTVAEFKKQIAEMLEIPASEQRIIMRGKVLKDDAVLSAIGMEDGSVIHVVRSKKSGAAASSTNASSTLAASDPTSSPNVQPSTTTPAQPVPAQTAANPYAALMSNFGAPQTQQPVPGAAGFPAAGNPFAGMGMGMGMGGGMGGAVNPTPQQAMELMQNPMMQQMMQQALSNPQFMQYIIQNSPQLAGLQQDQQQAIIEMMRNPYMMQQAMAMMGSLGGAGGAPLATSQAPSTPAVGAGFNPAMFAPPVPQGNPREVYREQLQLLRDMGFPNEEANIAALQQAQGNVQFALERLLGA
- a CDS encoding putative small nuclear ribonucleaoprotein; amino-acid sequence: MADTSNATKDIPSSLVFEALHSRVTVETVEGDLYKGTLAAFDVSRGNIELVDVRHHAKDSSFGFYERVTVRGSKIRIILLPSEMKAAPSLQWRRESVQQELKKSLKHVPALRPVVPAPRPLRIKKAQPKNDKSKQLRKKLR
- a CDS encoding protein phosphatase 2C-like protein; protein product: MGDMLAKPETQKFSTVFETSHLRVGCCSMQGWRKSMEDAHVAQLNLNGNKDQAFFGVFDGHQSDEASRYCRAHMLDELLKNIAIYKDDVAKAFEVSFQEVDKQICKKFVSSGTTANCVYLSNQQIVCANAGDSRAVLYRGGKAVPLSVDHKPSVPAEEARIVAAGCHVENGRVNMTLAVSRALGDVDFKSCAAKSWVDQAVTACPDITITPSRSDDEFIVIGCDGIWDVLSNEECCELVKTLIQNNDIDKNGHPVAVDISLVCEQVLDRCLAQSNSVKAGTDNMTIIVVEFKPPFFKC
- a CDS encoding putative mitochondrial carrier protein, giving the protein MLSTTSSSVSTPATEATGNSLASPSNASFSSVMPDTADDLSASSSGEEILVIPVHTIVDKVTPLCGLSVAELHALVLRYDTDGVGGLTEPQWSLFCHENRHAFSSLGEELLDFDRSGEYSVLVVKHGYEGTSNINAPRSFTKEVIRFIESFAAGGIAGAVSKTVIAPGDRVKIIFQVEPTRHFSLREAVYLGVETVQKFGITGLWIGNGATMLRVVPYAAITYASFDFYHSKLRFMFSRSNPDGSSDEARAVTLRFISGSLAGATSTTCTYPLDLMRARFAARSSSGKRRFPSYSAAFKEATSKQGFLSLYGGLFPTLVGIVPYAGCSFACFETLKHYIVKVSNLKSDKDIPTYQRLVAGGFAGLLAQSATYPLDIVRRRMQVTPRRYSSVIDALRTVYREEGIRQGLYKGLAMNWIKGPIATATSFTVNDLVKRRTRNYYETTVVYSSRHNIVTLPEAFLCGGVAAATAKFFSLPFDRLKILYQVGMTEKTSAKKGAQLLYQVVKQSPNMWTSGHVTMLRVVPYGALTYCFFDMFQLLAERLMYSHVATPYTNFAAGAAAASLGTTIVYPLDLLRTRVAVNAVPSFQSYFWLLRAMARRHGIGSLWKGCYFSMMGVGVLGGIGFALYDYLKERFGCHTFLQYMAAGATSGLAGSVITYPLNVMKRNRQAERVVYAQLGTSSVQSLLKSPKTVAFLYRKMPFSFTVSSLTFGISFAVNDWCRDVIAATRNDMLREMLFLPSFAVSKSMLSRGDTA